CCCTGCAGGTGGGAATGGGATCTGGTTTCAGATGATGGTTCAACCGTTGAAGTAGGCGGAAATTACCTGCTCAGTGCCAAGGATCTCTGCATGATTGAACATGTTCCGAAACTGGTCGATTCCGGTGTCGATGCTTTCAAGCTGGAAGGCCGGCTGCGTGATCCCCGATACACTTCCACGGTTTCCAGATGCTATTCTATGGCTTTGTCATCTGTGAAAGAAGGTACGTTTACAAATGAAAAAGCAAGAACGTGGAAAGAAGAGCTTGAATCAGTTTATCATCGTGGTTTTTCCACGGGGTTCTATTTTGGAAATCCTTCGAAAGACGGATTTATGCTTGACAAGGATATGAATGCTTCAAAAACCATGAAACAGGCAGTTGGAGTAATAACAAATTATTATAGCAAAAATAGTGCGGCTGCCCTGAATCTTTATGAGTCCTCTATTTCAATTGGAGACAAAATTGTCATTGAGGGGCATTCCACTTACCTTGAGCAGGAAGTAAAATCACTGATCCTGGATGGTTCATCTGTGCAGACTGCAGAAAAGGGTGCAGAAGTGGGATTGGCCGTCGAGGGCAAAGTTCGTGAGAACGACAGGGTGTCAAAGATGGTGGGCCAGTGAATCTGCGTCATCTTATAAATCTATAAATAGGTTGCAAGCAGTGGTTTATCCTGATTTTGAATAACAGATCTGGTCTTTGAGGGGATTAGTCATATGCCAGTGCCAATTGCAGAAGAACTTGCAAAAAAACAGCAAGCGATTAGTGTCGCAGAATTTTTTGAGAAGAACAGGCAGATTCTGGGTTTTGACTCTGCCCCACGAAGTCTTATTACAACGGTAAAGGAAGCCGTTGACAACTCACTTGATGCGTGTGAGGAAGCCAGCATCTTGCCGGATATTATGCTGGAGGTAAGACGTTCCGGAAAGAGCGGTGTTTCCATTGTGATTGAAGACAATGGACCGGGAATTGTCAGGGAACAAATCCCAAATGTGTTTGCAAGATTGCTCTACGGTTCACGTTTCCATGCTCTTAAGCAAAGCCGTGGACAGCAGGGTATCGGTATATCTGCCGCTGTCCTATATTCCCAGTTGACATCAGGTCATCCTACTAAAATCATTTCCAAAATTAGTCCCACTTCGCCTGCTCACTACTATGAACTAATGGTCAACACAAAAACAAACGAACCTGAAATCCTGCATGATGATATAATAGAATGGGACAGGCCACACGGAACACGTGTTGAACTTGAAATGGAAGCTGCTTATGTGAAAGGCAGACGTCAGTCTGTAGAGGAGTACCTGAAGGCTACTGCGATTGTCAATCCCCATGCCCGCATCACTCTTATTGATCCTGATGGTGTTAAAACAACTTTTGAAAGGGTAACAGATCGCATACCTGAACCTGCAAAGGATATTCTCCCCCATCCTCATGGCATTGAACTGGGTACGCTCATGAAAATGCTCAGGTATACCGACAGGCAAAAGCTGGCTCCATTTTTACGCTATTCTTTCTCTAAAATAGGATTGCAGACCGCCGAGGAAATTTGTCTTGCATCCGGACTTGATCCCGACACTCCACCCTCCGAATTGGGGCGTGAAGAGGCCCGGAAATTGCTCGATGCTTTCCAGAAAGTTAAGATCATGTCTCCCCCAACGGATTGCCTGTCTCCGATTAGTGAAGATCTTGTGTACAAGGGTCTTAACAAAGAGTATAAGGTTGATTTCATTGCAACTGCTACCAGAACTCCTTCGGTATTCTCAGGAAATCCGTTCGTTGTAGAAGTCGGTCTTGCTTACGGTGGCGACCTTCCAAAGGAAGAACGTGTCGGCATAATGCGTTTTGCAAACAAAGTTCCTCTCCTGTATCAGCAGGGAGGTTGTGTCACCACCCATGCAGTTGAGTCCATCAAATGGAAACAATATGGTCTTAACCAGCCAGGTGGCGGTTTGCCAGTAGCTCCGGTTGTCCTTCTCGTACATGTTGCTTCTACTAATGTTCCGTTTACTTCTGAGTCCAAGGATGCAATTGCAGATATTCCGGAAATCCAGAATGAAGTGGAACTTGCTCTCAAGGAAGTGGGAAGGAAACTCAACAAATTCCTCAAAAGACAGGGAAACCTGAAAAAAAGGCGTGAGAAGGAAGTTATCATCACAAAAGTCCTTCCGAAAATGGCAGAGAAACTCGCAGAAACCCTTGACAAGGAAGTTCCCGATATTAATCCTGTAGTTGCCCGTGTTATGGGTAATCTTTTGGTTCATCGGCAGGCAAGTCAGAATGGTAATGGTGGGATGGATGTTTCACTTAAAGTTACCAATTATACCAGTAAAAAACTCGATTTCAGGTTGCATGAAATTCTGCCGGAACAGGTAACTGCTTCACCAGAAGCAAAGATTGTGAGTATGGGTTCAGATAATGATCATATCTGGAAAATGTCACTTCCTGTGGGCGATACGAGAGTTATTACTTATTCAACAAGCAGTGATTTCCGCATTCCTGATTCAATTGTTGAAGGAGTTGAGGAAGACATAGTTACAGGTGCAAAAGCAATCATGGGGGTTGTATGATGGCAGACAAAAATGAACACCGAAAAGAACATGACAGGCTTGCTGAAGACAGACTTATGGGGCTTGCCGGAAGGCTTTACTCCCAGTTTGTAGACGGGCATGTGCCTTCAGTAAACATGCCAACGCGTACTAAAAACAATCTTGAGTATAGTGAAGAGAGTGATGTCTGGGTTTACGGTGACAGGGAAAGCGAGAGAAGTGCCAAGACTGTCAAAGGCGCCTTCCAGCTATTGAAGACTTCACATGTTGTTGATTTCCTTGTGAAAAATCACCTTGCAAGCAACCGCGGATCGACTTTGAGGGAGCTGTATTACATCTCCGAAAACTGGGGTATTGGCAAGTTCAAGGAACAGCCTGAAAGTGACCGTCTCATCGAGGATCTTGAAGTAATAACAAGTTTGCAGAGAGAATATTTCCACATGCGTCCTGAGGAAGATGGCGCAACGATGTTTGGTCCTATAAGAATTCAGGAAGAAACCAAACGTGGAAACCGTATCATCCACTGTCAGGAAGATGTAGGGGAAAGCGGATACCAGATTCCCTTTAACGTGGAAAACATTGATTTCATCGACCATGACGCAAAGTTTATAATCGCAATCGAGACTGGTGGTATGTATGCCCGTTTAATCGAGAACGGTTTTGACGAGGAATACAATGCTATTCTTGTTCACCTCAAGGGGCAGCCCGCCCGCTCAACCCGAAGGCTCATCAAGAGGATGAATGAGGAACTGGGCATTCCTGTTGTAGTGTTTACTGATGGTGATCCCTGGTCCTATCGTATTTACGCATCTGTTGCATACGGTGCGATAAAAACGGCCCACCTTTCCGAATTCATGGCAACTCCTGCTGCAAAGTTCATAGGAGTGCAACCTTCGGATATTGTGGAATACGAACTTTCCACCGATAAACTCACGGATAAGGATGTGGATGCGCTGAGAAGTGAGTTGACAGATCCCCGTTTTGATACTGATTACTGGAAGGATCAGATTAAACTCCAGCTTGAAATAAAGAAAAAGGCAGAACAGCAGGCCTTTGCTGGTAAGGGTCTTGATTTTGTAACCAAGACATACCTGCCCGACAGGCTTTCGGACATGGGAGTGATCTGAGAAGATCACTTCAGGATTTTTGCTTTTTTAACCAAATCTGCAATTGGTTCTTTTACCTGCAATCCTTCATACATCCGCTCCTTGTCAATCCACATGTCAGATGCAGACTGGAGTCCGGATGTTTTGTGAGGTTCATAGTGGATGCCCTCAAAATGAGGCAGTTCCCGTGATTTCAGAAGCCCGTTCTCCCCTACGATGTTGAATTCCTTCCTTTGCTCGGGTTTCTGTAAGTTCTTGTTTTCCTCTGGCATTGTTCTCACCTCTTTGTTGGTTTTCTAGGTATTAATTGTTTTCCGGGGGTGCATTGTTTTATGTTTGTTTTGCTATGTAGCAATTACTGAAAATGGATTCATGACAATTATTTCTACATTGGATTGTGTGGGATGGATTATTCACAGATTTCATATTAAAAAGATAAGATAACATATTTTTTATAGTATAATTCATTATTTCTATCCGTACAAAAAATGATTTATTGTGTTAGGATCAAAACACAAAATTTGTGTGGTAGGTGGTACTATCAAACTCATACATTTTATTAAATTATTTAAAGGGGAAAAAGGGAAAAGATCTGCTTCTTCTCCAATTGTTACCCGAATTCTTGGAATAGTAGTTATTTTGCTTCTACTTACAGGTTCTTCTGCAGCAACGGAGACCATTAATGTGGACGATTCTGGTGGAGCGGATCACACAACAATTCAGGCTGCAATCAACGCTGCTGCTACAGGGGACACAATCCTTGTGTATCCGGGTACATACACTGAAAATGTCGTTGTAAATAAGACGGTAAACCTTACTTCAACAAGTGGAGCTTCAGTCACACATGTAGTTGCATCGTCTACAGAAGATGATGTTTTCACTGTTTATGCTGATGAGGTAACAATCTGTGGTTTTAATGTTAGCGGAGCTACTGACTATCACAAAGCAGGCATTCATCTGGATTCTTCAATCGGCAGCAAGCTGGCCAATAACACAGCATCAAACAATGGTTACGGCATCTAGCTCTATTTTTCCAGCAATAACACACTGACCAACAACACAGCATCAAACAACATTCTTGGCATCTATCTGGACTCCAGCCGCGACAACAATCTAATCGACAACACGGCAAACAATAATAATGGATACGGCATTTTTCTGCGTCTTTCCAGTCACAATGCGCTGGATGGAAACACGGTGAACAATAACGATGGTTTCGGCATCCTTCTGGTGGATTTTATCAGCAACAACACCCTGAAAAATAACACGGTGAATTACAATGATGTCGGCATCTATCTGTGGGGTGCCTACAGCATCAACCCCTACAAGGTGTACAACGATAACCACACGTTGTACAACAACACTGTGAACTACAATGAAAAAGATGGCATTCGTCTGTCCAGATCCAGCTACAATGATCTGAAAGGTAACACGGTGAATTACAATGGATACAATGGCATATGGCTGGATGGATCCTACAAAAATACATTTACCAGCAACACTGTGAACTACAATGAAGACGACGGCATCTCTCTGAACGATTCCACCAACAATACATTTATTGGCAACACGGCAGAAGATAATGGTTACGGCATAGGGCTGCTTTCTTCTAGAAACAATCTCCTCTATAACAACATTTTCAACAACTCTAACAACTTCATTTTTTCAGGAACAAATACCGGTAACCAATGGAACCTCGCAAAGACTGTAGGTAAGAACATAGCGGGTGGGGCATATCTGGGAGGCAATTACTGGCTTAAACCCGATGGTACCGGTTTTAGCCAGATTAACGATACGGATGTGAATGTTGACGGTTTCTGTGATTCAGCCTATTATCTTGATGTAAATAATACCGACCAGCTGCCTCTGACAAAGGGACCAGTGCTCCTCCTGAATGTAACTGATGCTCCGGGGTCCAACAATTACACAACCATCCAAGGCGCAATTAACAATGCTTCTGCGGGGGTTACTATTCTCGTGTATCCAGGTACATACACTGAAAATGTCGTTGTAAACAAGACGGTAAATCTTACATCAACTGGTGGAGCATCCGTCACTCATGTCATTGCTGCAGATGTAAATGATCATGTGTTCAATGTCTCAAATGTAGATGATGTTACCATAAGCGGTTTCAATGTCAGCGGGGCTTCAGGTTCATGGGCTTCAGGCATCCTTCTGTACGAGTCAAGTTACAACACGCTGGGTGGCAACATGGCAGAAGATAATTTCATCGGCATCTATTTGGTTTCTTCCACCGACAACACGATGGATGGCAGCACGGCAAACAATAATAGCTACGGCATTCGTCTGTATAAGTCCAGTGACAGTGAGCTGACCGACAATACAGCGAACTACAATAAATATGACGGTATCTGGCTGGAAGATTCCATTTACAACAAGCTAACCGAAAACATAGCGAGCTACAATAAATATGACGGCATCTGGCTGGAGGATTCCAGCAATAGCAACATATTGGCCAACAACACGGCGAACTACAATAAAGAAAACGGAATCCTTCTGTGGAGTTTCTGCAACAACAACACGCTGACCGGCAACACGGCAGAAAACAATACTCAATACGGTATTGGCCTGCTATCTTCTAGCAACAATCTCATCTATAACAACTTTTTTAACAATACAAACAACACCGCTTTTGAAGGAACCAATATCGGGAATCAATGGAATAT
This genomic stretch from Methanohalophilus levihalophilus harbors:
- a CDS encoding peptidase U32 family protein, with amino-acid sequence MSPELRHYPDLVAGVKNLSALNACKDHVDAVYFSIDRLSLRSRARDITMANLSGFVNSIHDAGLRGYLAVNSVIYPKDMALLREVMDCAEASGVDSVICWDPAAISEASDRGLRIHISTQANVSNWKTAEVYRSLGADRVVLSRELSLEQIRDIREHTDVELEVFVHGAMCQAISGRCYLSAYLLGGSGNCGDCTQPCRWEWDLVSDDGSTVEVGGNYLLSAKDLCMIEHVPKLVDSGVDAFKLEGRLRDPRYTSTVSRCYSMALSSVKEGTFTNEKARTWKEELESVYHRGFSTGFYFGNPSKDGFMLDKDMNASKTMKQAVGVITNYYSKNSAAALNLYESSISIGDKIVIEGHSTYLEQEVKSLILDGSSVQTAEKGAEVGLAVEGKVRENDRVSKMVGQ
- a CDS encoding DNA topoisomerase VI subunit B; protein product: MPVPIAEELAKKQQAISVAEFFEKNRQILGFDSAPRSLITTVKEAVDNSLDACEEASILPDIMLEVRRSGKSGVSIVIEDNGPGIVREQIPNVFARLLYGSRFHALKQSRGQQGIGISAAVLYSQLTSGHPTKIISKISPTSPAHYYELMVNTKTNEPEILHDDIIEWDRPHGTRVELEMEAAYVKGRRQSVEEYLKATAIVNPHARITLIDPDGVKTTFERVTDRIPEPAKDILPHPHGIELGTLMKMLRYTDRQKLAPFLRYSFSKIGLQTAEEICLASGLDPDTPPSELGREEARKLLDAFQKVKIMSPPTDCLSPISEDLVYKGLNKEYKVDFIATATRTPSVFSGNPFVVEVGLAYGGDLPKEERVGIMRFANKVPLLYQQGGCVTTHAVESIKWKQYGLNQPGGGLPVAPVVLLVHVASTNVPFTSESKDAIADIPEIQNEVELALKEVGRKLNKFLKRQGNLKKRREKEVIITKVLPKMAEKLAETLDKEVPDINPVVARVMGNLLVHRQASQNGNGGMDVSLKVTNYTSKKLDFRLHEILPEQVTASPEAKIVSMGSDNDHIWKMSLPVGDTRVITYSTSSDFRIPDSIVEGVEEDIVTGAKAIMGVV
- a CDS encoding DNA topoisomerase IV subunit A, with protein sequence MMADKNEHRKEHDRLAEDRLMGLAGRLYSQFVDGHVPSVNMPTRTKNNLEYSEESDVWVYGDRESERSAKTVKGAFQLLKTSHVVDFLVKNHLASNRGSTLRELYYISENWGIGKFKEQPESDRLIEDLEVITSLQREYFHMRPEEDGATMFGPIRIQEETKRGNRIIHCQEDVGESGYQIPFNVENIDFIDHDAKFIIAIETGGMYARLIENGFDEEYNAILVHLKGQPARSTRRLIKRMNEELGIPVVVFTDGDPWSYRIYASVAYGAIKTAHLSEFMATPAAKFIGVQPSDIVEYELSTDKLTDKDVDALRSELTDPRFDTDYWKDQIKLQLEIKKKAEQQAFAGKGLDFVTKTYLPDRLSDMGVI
- a CDS encoding NosD domain-containing protein, producing the protein MYNDNHTLYNNTVNYNEKDGIRLSRSSYNDLKGNTVNYNGYNGIWLDGSYKNTFTSNTVNYNEDDGISLNDSTNNTFIGNTAEDNGYGIGLLSSRNNLLYNNIFNNSNNFIFSGTNTGNQWNLAKTVGKNIAGGAYLGGNYWLKPDGTGFSQINDTDVNVDGFCDSAYYLDVNNTDQLPLTKGPVLLLNVTDAPGSNNYTTIQGAINNASAGVTILVYPGTYTENVVVNKTVNLTSTGGASVTHVIAADVNDHVFNVSNVDDVTISGFNVSGASGSWASGILLYESSYNTLGGNMAEDNFIGIYLVSSTDNTMDGSTANNNSYGIRLYKSSDSELTDNTANYNKYDGIWLEDSIYNKLTENIASYNKYDGIWLEDSSNSNILANNTANYNKENGILLWSFCNNNTLTGNTAENNTQYGIGLLSSSNNLIYNNFFNNTNNTAFEGTNIGNQWNITKTAGTNIAGGSHLGGNYWLKPDGTGFSQVNTTDANGDGICDLNYTLSGTNIDYLPLVQPVSSSDSPASSSAKSGGSGGGGGGNTGESFENILAKDAQLSIVVADGVSLYEFKEEMCNISYVQFRGVSNTGQISTIIEVLKNTSALVDSPVPGNVYQNLNIWVGNAAFGDDKIKDAVIGFRVSKEWLLENGIEASAIALYRYNDGQWNELSTIQIDENDKYIYFEAKTPGFSPFAISISMSRVTVGEDALPSSVFSEKPVEDLSSADDPLPDSKATPGFSLLLSAIVLISLFAMKKRKH